A window of the Virgibacillus pantothenticus genome harbors these coding sequences:
- a CDS encoding endo-alpha-N-acetylgalactosaminidase family protein has translation MGKSLQKELVIFLTVLMLGFAGLTGIYPSSVMAQKLDTGTDEKAEETNKSSDVDREAEAVEITDTKLEEGDFEVLQGDGTLTYNSDGSVTYGVTSYQKNKIVYDNMPTIKDGIFEADITADTDLKRFGFIYRVQDASAYTYVGTGDDNDQYFGEVFGPANKWTSMTSSLPLKANKAYKLRVKFIDDTASLYINGEKIGSWVQPEGVDSPGLLGFEKSRGEANITISNVKIQEYMPPKPPSEEPVLETLRSDYMNVFVDEVYPRVVKYDVDGKIMHGQETPVYGLKINSMLYYPEVQFEKVSNNEAIYSLHVQDAYEDIDVKMKLSLKVDDNQVIYQVQEVDSKTDVNVETIEFADLNFISVNDTQKDAEAKLTNLSSDVTKSGDVTVKVDSAMKGIGSKARYYTAFLSTNELSAGVWSSSEVNGYRNLIARHYENENGNKVVGIGSNTLYYHRDFMKQPSSNTPTVKVVIAENINGDNEVNWEDAAIEYRDLLPEVEGAETVNNTVGTRIAMNFGSHAQQPFLKTLDNVKKVALATDGLGQAVLLKGYANEGHDSGHPDYGDVGEKMGGVKDINTLIKEGKNYNADFGVHINAQEAYPEAKSFSEALINGPDAKGWGWLDQSYTIDKLKDLYTGSRAKRLDELKENVPNLDFIYLDVWYQDQWESNRVAEQFADRGWRMTTEFGTSIANYSTWQHWATDKNYGGSTDKGINSEVLRFISNHQKDSWVLNWPEAGGTADHPLLGGFELAGFEGWQSDKNFDQFIKMTFDTNVPTKFLQKYYVTNWETTNGDPTKTNLEKEITLNDPSNGDIVKVTRKDNSRERIITLNGQVVLDGHTYLLPWIEQDFETLTPDSKKLYHWNLEGGKTTWKLPDEYKHASKIYAYKLTDQGRAKKQKIQVKNNTITLNAEPATPYVLEAKQTKGVQVKEWSEAAHVSDTTFNSGSLKSKHTQIYGDKKAVDVKRTQQMGSGRNLSSGDYYLQFTDPKKDSQVTKKIIDLQPGKDYVAEVYVENNSDVKAGIQIEGSKQAASNYTYRSLQKNYVKADSHATNDGYNSKMQRMQVAFTAKKSSAKLILSQEAGEGITKFDDIRIVQKSLDNRPSATIFEQDFESVVQGIYPFVVGNTEGVEDNRVHLSQLHAPYTQKGWAGKKVVDDVLAGNGSLKVNTGNNGLVYRTIPQNFHFEAGKTYKVTFDYQTTAHSYRFISGNEAIDVRDISQVEGLQVNEKLSSATDTKTVTFTVKGSDNHQTYIGIFNDGTSLNGDTEEGTFMLDNLRIETVGE, from the coding sequence TTGGGTAAAAGTTTGCAAAAGGAACTAGTTATTTTTCTTACTGTGTTGATGTTGGGATTTGCAGGGTTAACAGGTATTTATCCATCTAGCGTTATGGCTCAAAAATTGGATACAGGAACAGATGAAAAGGCTGAAGAAACTAACAAATCATCTGATGTTGATCGGGAAGCTGAAGCAGTTGAGATTACAGATACAAAGCTAGAAGAAGGGGATTTTGAAGTTTTGCAAGGAGATGGAACGCTTACGTATAACAGTGATGGATCTGTAACGTACGGTGTAACATCATACCAAAAAAACAAAATTGTCTATGATAATATGCCTACAATAAAGGACGGTATTTTTGAGGCAGATATTACAGCCGATACAGACTTAAAACGTTTTGGCTTTATCTATCGGGTTCAAGATGCTTCTGCTTATACGTATGTTGGGACTGGAGATGACAATGATCAGTATTTTGGTGAAGTGTTCGGTCCAGCTAACAAATGGACTTCTATGACAAGCAGCTTACCATTGAAAGCGAATAAAGCATATAAACTTCGTGTTAAATTTATCGATGATACAGCAAGTTTATATATCAATGGTGAAAAAATAGGTTCCTGGGTACAACCAGAAGGCGTAGATTCTCCAGGTTTACTAGGTTTTGAAAAAAGTCGTGGTGAGGCAAATATAACGATATCAAATGTAAAAATTCAAGAATATATGCCGCCAAAGCCACCGAGTGAAGAACCTGTATTAGAAACGTTACGCTCAGACTATATGAATGTATTTGTAGATGAGGTATATCCTCGAGTGGTCAAATATGACGTAGACGGAAAAATCATGCATGGGCAAGAAACACCTGTATATGGATTAAAGATAAATAGCATGCTTTACTATCCAGAAGTGCAGTTTGAAAAGGTAAGTAATAATGAAGCCATTTATTCACTTCATGTACAAGATGCATATGAGGATATTGACGTTAAGATGAAACTCTCATTAAAAGTAGACGATAATCAAGTTATTTATCAAGTACAGGAAGTGGATTCCAAAACAGATGTCAATGTTGAAACAATAGAATTTGCCGATTTAAATTTTATTTCTGTAAATGATACACAAAAAGACGCAGAGGCAAAGCTAACCAATTTAAGCAGTGATGTAACAAAGTCAGGAGATGTTACTGTAAAAGTAGACTCTGCAATGAAAGGTATTGGATCGAAGGCTCGATACTACACTGCATTTTTGTCCACTAATGAACTTAGTGCAGGCGTATGGTCGAGCTCAGAAGTGAATGGTTATCGAAATCTTATCGCACGTCACTATGAAAATGAGAACGGTAACAAGGTAGTGGGAATTGGTTCAAATACTTTATATTACCATCGCGACTTTATGAAGCAACCTTCTTCTAATACGCCAACAGTTAAAGTGGTCATCGCAGAAAATATCAATGGAGATAATGAAGTTAACTGGGAGGATGCAGCGATTGAATACCGAGATTTACTTCCCGAGGTAGAAGGTGCTGAAACGGTTAATAATACAGTAGGAACCAGAATTGCGATGAATTTCGGCTCTCACGCTCAACAGCCTTTTTTAAAAACATTGGATAATGTGAAAAAAGTTGCATTAGCAACGGATGGGCTAGGACAAGCAGTTTTATTAAAAGGCTATGCCAACGAAGGACATGATAGCGGCCATCCAGATTACGGCGATGTTGGAGAAAAGATGGGTGGTGTAAAAGATATCAACACACTTATCAAAGAAGGAAAGAATTACAATGCTGATTTTGGAGTGCATATTAATGCCCAAGAAGCTTATCCTGAAGCAAAATCGTTCAGTGAAGCACTCATTAATGGACCAGATGCAAAAGGGTGGGGCTGGTTAGATCAGTCATACACGATTGATAAATTAAAAGATCTATACACCGGTTCACGAGCGAAGCGCTTAGATGAACTTAAAGAAAATGTACCAAATTTAGATTTTATTTATTTGGATGTATGGTATCAGGATCAATGGGAATCAAATCGAGTAGCTGAGCAATTTGCCGATCGAGGCTGGAGAATGACGACAGAATTTGGAACATCTATTGCCAATTATTCAACCTGGCAGCATTGGGCTACTGATAAAAATTACGGTGGATCAACTGATAAAGGGATTAATTCAGAAGTGCTTCGGTTTATTAGCAACCATCAAAAGGATTCGTGGGTATTGAATTGGCCAGAAGCTGGTGGAACAGCAGATCATCCATTGCTTGGTGGCTTTGAACTAGCTGGCTTTGAAGGATGGCAATCCGATAAAAACTTTGACCAATTCATTAAAATGACATTTGATACAAACGTTCCGACTAAATTTTTACAAAAATACTATGTAACGAACTGGGAAACGACAAATGGCGATCCTACAAAAACGAACTTAGAAAAAGAAATTACTTTAAATGATCCTAGCAACGGCGATATAGTAAAAGTAACGAGAAAGGACAACTCCAGAGAACGAATTATTACGCTTAACGGTCAAGTTGTTTTGGATGGTCACACATATCTATTGCCTTGGATAGAGCAAGATTTCGAAACTCTGACACCAGATTCAAAGAAATTGTATCATTGGAATTTGGAAGGAGGTAAAACGACGTGGAAGCTGCCAGATGAATATAAGCATGCTTCTAAGATATATGCTTATAAATTAACCGATCAAGGCAGAGCGAAAAAGCAAAAGATCCAAGTTAAAAATAATACGATCACATTAAACGCTGAGCCAGCAACGCCGTATGTTCTTGAGGCAAAGCAAACAAAAGGTGTTCAAGTTAAAGAGTGGAGTGAAGCTGCACATGTTAGTGATACAACCTTTAATTCAGGATCATTAAAAAGTAAACATACGCAGATTTATGGCGATAAAAAGGCTGTTGATGTGAAGCGTACACAGCAAATGGGTAGTGGACGTAATCTTAGTAGTGGTGATTATTATTTACAATTTACCGATCCAAAAAAAGATTCCCAAGTAACGAAAAAAATCATTGATTTGCAACCTGGTAAAGATTACGTTGCAGAAGTTTATGTAGAAAATAATAGTGATGTAAAAGCGGGTATTCAAATTGAAGGCAGTAAGCAAGCAGCGTCTAATTATACGTATCGGAGCTTGCAGAAGAACTATGTGAAAGCTGATTCTCATGCGACTAATGATGGATACAATAGTAAAATGCAGCGCATGCAAGTAGCATTTACAGCGAAAAAATCATCTGCGAAATTGATCTTAAGCCAAGAAGCTGGAGAAGGAATTACGAAATTTGATGATATTCGCATTGTCCAAAAAAGCTTGGATAACCGCCCATCTGCAACCATATTTGAGCAAGATTTCGAATCAGTTGTCCAAGGGATTTACCCATTTGTCGTAGGTAATACAGAAGGGGTAGAAGATAATCGTGTGCATCTATCCCAACTCCATGCTCCATATACGCAAAAGGGCTGGGCAGGCAAAAAGGTTGTCGATGATGTGCTAGCTGGAAATGGGTCGCTGAAAGTGAATACTGGTAATAATGGTCTCGTCTATCGTACCATACCACAAAACTTTCATTTTGAAGCTGGAAAAACGTATAAAGTGACGTTTGATTATCAAACAACAGCACATTCTTATCGATTTATCTCTGGTAATGAGGCGATTGATGTTCGTGACATCAGTCAAGTCGAGGGGCTTCAAGTAAATGAAAAATTATCGTCAGCAACCGATACAAAAACAGTAACCTTTACCGTGAAAGGGTCAGATAATCACCAAACGTATATCGGGATTTTTAATGACGGTACATCATTAAATGGTGATACTGAAGAAGGTACATTTATGCTGGATAATTTACGAATTGAAACTGTAGGGGAATAG
- the galE gene encoding UDP-glucose 4-epimerase GalE, with product MSILVLGGAGYIGSHAVYQLIDKGKEVVVVDNLETGHQGAIHPKATFYQGDIRNQDFLRTVFAKESIEAVIHFAANSLVGESMEKPLKYFDNNVYGTQVLLQVMTEYDVKRIVFSSTAATYGEPEAVPITETMPTNPTSTYGETKLTMEKLMKWTEKAHGINYVSLRYFNVAGARETGEIGEDHQPETHLIPIVLQTALGQRDYITIFGDDYDTEDGTCIRDYIHVEDLIAAHLLALDYLQRGGESNVFNLGSSQGFSVKEIIDTAREVTGKVIPAQIGERRAGDPSTLIASSEKAKSVLGWNPERTLITKIIQDAWNWHVGHPNGYEN from the coding sequence ATGAGTATATTAGTGTTAGGTGGCGCTGGCTATATCGGCTCTCATGCGGTATATCAATTAATCGATAAAGGTAAAGAAGTGGTTGTTGTAGATAATTTAGAAACCGGTCATCAAGGAGCGATTCACCCAAAGGCCACATTTTATCAAGGGGATATCCGTAACCAGGATTTTTTACGAACGGTTTTCGCTAAAGAATCTATTGAGGCTGTTATTCATTTTGCTGCCAATTCCCTTGTCGGCGAATCGATGGAAAAACCTTTGAAATACTTTGATAATAATGTGTACGGTACACAAGTTTTATTACAAGTCATGACAGAATATGACGTGAAGCGGATTGTCTTTTCATCTACAGCTGCTACATATGGGGAACCAGAAGCAGTTCCAATAACTGAAACCATGCCTACCAATCCGACAAGCACTTATGGGGAAACGAAACTAACGATGGAAAAGCTGATGAAATGGACAGAAAAAGCGCATGGAATAAACTATGTATCGTTAAGATATTTTAATGTGGCGGGCGCCCGTGAAACTGGAGAAATTGGCGAAGATCATCAACCGGAAACGCATTTGATCCCAATTGTGTTGCAAACAGCTTTAGGACAGCGTGATTATATAACCATCTTTGGGGATGATTATGATACGGAAGATGGTACATGTATTCGTGATTATATTCACGTAGAAGATTTAATTGCTGCCCATTTGCTTGCTTTGGATTACTTGCAACGCGGCGGAGAAAGTAATGTATTCAATTTAGGGAGCAGTCAAGGATTTTCGGTAAAAGAAATCATTGATACTGCAAGAGAAGTAACAGGTAAAGTAATCCCTGCGCAAATCGGTGAAAGGCGAGCTGGTGATCCGAGTACATTGATTGCTAGCTCGGAAAAAGCTAAAAGCGTATTAGGCTGGAATCCCGAGCGCACGTTAATCACTAAAATTATTCAAGATGCCTGGAACTGGCATGTTGGTCATCCAAATGGATATGAAAATTAA
- a CDS encoding CoxG family protein codes for MPNTICKRNITMNIEDIWRFISDLNNWAPLVPGYEQHKMIDHKKSIWVCRGKVGAIQKTVHLTVTITEWTEPNKIAFTLSSSNKQLTGKGTVCANKLSNSETIIICSLTITAKGLAGKIVNGSLRAFLPKLTSHFIDNMIHQMQTKKPSSIAYSL; via the coding sequence TTGCCAAACACCATTTGTAAAAGAAATATCACCATGAACATAGAAGACATTTGGAGATTTATCAGTGATCTTAATAACTGGGCACCATTGGTCCCCGGATATGAACAACATAAAATGATCGATCATAAAAAGTCCATCTGGGTTTGTAGAGGAAAAGTCGGAGCAATTCAAAAAACCGTTCATTTAACTGTCACGATTACAGAATGGACGGAGCCGAACAAGATTGCTTTCACATTATCTAGTAGCAATAAACAGCTTACAGGCAAAGGAACTGTTTGTGCAAACAAGCTGAGTAACAGCGAAACAATTATAATTTGCTCACTTACGATTACTGCAAAAGGCCTAGCCGGGAAAATAGTGAATGGTTCTTTGCGAGCGTTTTTACCAAAATTAACGAGCCATTTCATCGATAATATGATACACCAAATGCAAACAAAAAAGCCATCTTCTATTGCCTATTCCCTATAA
- a CDS encoding YitT family protein, with amino-acid sequence MTTITKKMNPTILAYSQIIIGATLVGLAYNIFLLPAKLAAGGISGVSTILFELYQISPATVQFIINIPIFVIGWMALGKDFSWKTLVGTFWVPFIIWLSADIPITLTNPLLSALYGGIILGTGLGIVYKGNGSTGGTAAIAQIVKKFTGLSSGYSQLIVDGLVVISSIIVFNLELTLFALMCIYITSKTIDIVQLQTSATKLIMVITDDEERIQSLIRKELDRGLTKVRSIGGYSDKKKTMILCVAEQQEAVHLKKILQREETDSFVIFLNASEILGRGFSLDKYYGQKL; translated from the coding sequence ATGACGACAATTACAAAAAAAATGAATCCAACCATACTCGCGTATTCACAAATTATTATTGGTGCTACACTGGTAGGTTTAGCTTATAATATCTTTTTACTACCAGCTAAATTAGCAGCAGGCGGTATATCTGGTGTTAGTACTATTCTTTTTGAATTGTATCAAATTAGCCCTGCTACGGTTCAATTTATAATTAATATTCCGATCTTTGTTATCGGCTGGATGGCGTTAGGAAAAGATTTTAGTTGGAAAACGTTAGTAGGTACATTTTGGGTTCCGTTCATTATCTGGTTAAGTGCAGATATCCCAATAACTTTAACAAATCCTTTACTTAGTGCGCTCTATGGCGGGATTATCCTGGGCACTGGCTTAGGCATTGTATATAAAGGGAATGGCTCGACTGGTGGTACAGCCGCTATTGCGCAAATTGTAAAGAAGTTCACGGGCTTATCCAGCGGTTACTCCCAATTAATCGTTGATGGCTTAGTAGTCATTTCTTCTATTATCGTATTCAACTTAGAATTAACACTGTTTGCCTTAATGTGTATTTATATTACAAGTAAAACGATCGATATCGTTCAGCTACAAACATCGGCTACAAAATTGATCATGGTTATTACGGATGACGAAGAACGAATTCAATCACTGATTCGTAAGGAACTGGATCGAGGTTTAACAAAAGTGCGATCGATTGGTGGTTACTCTGATAAAAAGAAGACAATGATTCTGTGCGTTGCTGAACAACAAGAAGCAGTTCATTTAAAAAAGATTCTGCAACGCGAAGAAACCGATTCGTTTGTCATCTTCTTAAATGCCTCTGAAATATTGGGTCGAGGATTTTCTCTTGATAAGTATTATGGGCAGAAGCTTTAG